A single Thermoanaerobacterium sp. RBIITD DNA region contains:
- a CDS encoding LemA family protein: MKKSTIVLLVVLAVVIILVGSIFGSYNSLVRQQEDVNSKWSQVDNQLQRRADLIPNLVETVKGYAKHEQTVFESVNKAREKLLLANTVQEKANANDALGTAIGRLLAISENYPTLKADQNFRQLSDELAGTENRISVARMDYNNAVQQYNTSIRQFPNIIFARMFGFTEKQYFKAQSGAQEVPKVDFSK, translated from the coding sequence GTGAAAAAATCTACGATTGTATTATTAGTCGTATTAGCAGTTGTTATAATACTTGTTGGTTCAATATTTGGAAGTTATAATTCACTTGTAAGACAACAGGAAGATGTAAATAGCAAATGGAGTCAGGTTGATAATCAGCTGCAAAGGAGAGCAGATTTAATTCCTAATCTTGTTGAGACAGTTAAAGGTTATGCAAAACATGAGCAGACAGTTTTTGAAAGCGTAAATAAAGCAAGAGAAAAATTGCTTTTGGCAAATACGGTGCAAGAAAAGGCAAATGCAAATGATGCGCTTGGAACAGCCATTGGAAGGTTGCTTGCCATATCAGAAAATTACCCTACATTGAAAGCTGATCAAAATTTTAGACAATTAAGTGATGAACTTGCAGGAACGGAAAATAGAATTTCTGTTGCAAGGATGGATTATAATAATGCGGTTCAACAATATAACACCAGTATAAGGCAATTTCCCAATATAATCTTTGCAAGGATGTTTGGATTTACAGAAAAGCAATACTTTAAAGCACAATCAGGTGCACAGGAAGTACCAAAGGTGGATTTTTCAAAATAA
- a CDS encoding PD40 domain-containing protein encodes MIKRVVVMVLILTFISSIIGFRSYEAKSNINIQNVKVNFANNTKITNLALDSFRNSRNNDNFVYKNISKVFYLSGFPGDIKSKDFNTGEVVTLVSGNAGNFDISKDGQKMVYASNKTGAWQIYIADVNKDKLSNIRMLSDGISRSEDPRLSWDNSKVVYKRNGDIVVCALDGSIIQEITNTPDTEEWAPNFAPDGRIAYTRGIGDKSQIVVWDNSREQIEATGWYPAFGDDGSLYFIGRSNDDEDDIYRIPPGSTYKELLPINASGVSEADPHWVLGTNKWLVFNSERGNDEHRYEGYIADITTNKVFKIISDTKPVFNPIVIIKN; translated from the coding sequence ATGATTAAAAGAGTTGTTGTGATGGTTTTGATTCTTACTTTTATATCTTCCATAATTGGTTTTCGTTCATATGAGGCTAAAAGTAATATAAATATCCAGAATGTAAAAGTAAATTTTGCAAATAATACAAAGATTACAAATTTAGCTCTTGATTCCTTTAGAAATAGCAGAAATAACGATAATTTTGTGTATAAAAATATATCTAAAGTATTTTATCTTTCTGGATTTCCAGGAGATATTAAATCAAAAGATTTTAATACTGGAGAAGTAGTAACCTTAGTAAGCGGCAATGCCGGTAACTTTGACATTTCAAAGGATGGCCAAAAAATGGTATATGCTTCAAATAAAACCGGAGCATGGCAGATTTATATAGCAGATGTAAATAAAGATAAATTATCAAATATACGCATGTTGTCAGACGGAATTTCACGTTCAGAAGATCCTCGTTTGTCTTGGGATAACAGTAAGGTTGTATATAAAAGAAATGGTGATATTGTCGTATGTGCGCTTGATGGTTCTATCATACAGGAAATTACAAATACACCTGACACTGAAGAATGGGCACCAAACTTTGCACCAGATGGAAGGATAGCATATACAAGAGGTATAGGAGACAAAAGCCAAATAGTCGTTTGGGACAACAGTAGGGAGCAGATAGAAGCAACTGGATGGTACCCCGCTTTTGGAGATGATGGAAGTTTATACTTCATAGGAAGATCCAATGATGATGAAGATGATATCTACCGCATTCCTCCAGGTTCAACTTATAAAGAGTTATTACCTATTAATGCTTCAGGGGTAAGCGAAGCAGACCCACATTGGGTGTTAGGAACAAATAAATGGTTGGTATTCAACTCAGAACGCGGCAATGATGAACACAGGTATGAAGGATATATTGCTGATATCACTACTAACAAGGTCTTCAAGATTATTAGCGATACTAAACCGGTATTTAATCCGATTGTTATCATAAAAAATTGA
- a CDS encoding [Fe-Fe] hydrogenase large subunit C-terminal domain-containing protein — protein sequence MKEEKLKLRRRIYALVAEYAKKMDKLEEVYINVVDNLVKNGIDPDEAKMRVRAALGTFDEKGKIPDKIDFPFISVIDMACSGGNNENCVCNEACETKAILTDKGKATVDFESCLVCGLCIAACPEGAITDKTEIAQTINMIKKGNRVYAILAPAFSGQFGENVSEEQVKSALLLLGFYDVIEVALGADMITVKEAREYIKRMDRGDKFMITSCCCPPFIRLTKTYKPKIAGLVSDSVSPMVATARFIKAEDKDAKVVFIGPCIAKKSEAKLPELKDAVDTVLTFEELDAIFTGYGIKLNDIKVNMPVDDASHDGRIYAHTGGVSEAIMKSIKNLRPDLDVIGTKGNGIKQCKEILDSIERKEVKYNFVEGMACIGGCVGGPGKLVNPQIGAKCVDKFANKSNVNEAVNNEKAVLIYEKNKDKVNLESSRM from the coding sequence ATGAAAGAAGAGAAATTAAAACTTCGTAGAAGAATATATGCGCTTGTTGCTGAGTATGCAAAAAAAATGGACAAACTTGAAGAAGTCTATATTAATGTAGTTGATAACCTTGTAAAAAACGGAATTGACCCTGATGAGGCAAAGATGAGAGTAAGGGCTGCACTTGGGACTTTTGATGAAAAGGGAAAGATTCCAGATAAGATTGATTTTCCATTTATTTCTGTTATTGATATGGCTTGTAGTGGCGGTAATAATGAGAATTGTGTATGTAACGAAGCTTGTGAGACTAAAGCCATCCTAACAGATAAAGGCAAAGCAACAGTTGATTTTGAAAGTTGCCTTGTATGCGGTTTATGTATTGCTGCTTGTCCAGAAGGTGCGATAACAGATAAAACAGAAATTGCCCAGACAATAAATATGATAAAAAAAGGTAATAGAGTTTATGCTATTTTGGCTCCAGCATTTTCTGGGCAGTTTGGAGAAAATGTATCTGAAGAGCAGGTTAAATCAGCTCTTTTGCTATTGGGATTTTATGATGTTATAGAAGTTGCCTTGGGTGCTGATATGATTACTGTTAAAGAGGCAAGAGAGTACATAAAGAGAATGGACCGCGGTGATAAATTTATGATTACTTCGTGCTGCTGTCCGCCATTTATTAGGCTTACAAAGACATATAAACCAAAAATAGCAGGGCTTGTATCAGATTCGGTGTCACCTATGGTTGCAACAGCAAGATTTATAAAGGCTGAAGACAAAGACGCAAAAGTTGTTTTTATAGGACCATGTATAGCAAAAAAATCTGAAGCTAAACTTCCAGAATTAAAAGATGCTGTTGACACTGTTTTAACGTTTGAAGAGCTTGACGCTATATTTACAGGCTATGGTATTAAACTTAATGATATTAAAGTAAATATGCCTGTCGATGATGCATCACACGATGGAAGAATATATGCACATACAGGTGGTGTTTCAGAAGCAATTATGAAAAGTATAAAAAATTTAAGGCCGGACCTTGATGTTATCGGCACGAAAGGAAATGGAATAAAGCAATGTAAAGAGATACTTGATTCAATTGAGAGGAAAGAAGTAAAATATAATTTTGTGGAGGGTATGGCATGTATAGGTGGCTGTGTTGGCGGGCCTGGTAAGCTTGTAAATCCACAAATAGGTGCAAAATGTGTTGATAAATTTGCAAACAAATCAAATGTTAATGAAGCTGTAAATAACGAAAAAGCGGTATTAATTTATGAAAAAAATAAGGACAAAGTCAATCTGGAATCGTCTAGGATGTAA
- the csx19 gene encoding CRISPR-associated protein Csx19, with translation MNSIDIDKIKSLIHRFCESRCCNILLQKDYEVLLGIATKDTICFYGDNKFDEEHIIDIRVFDKNGELHIWKINDDFYYRFKEDNFEIDNNIDHNERILKDKKIFVEYPIVFGSTIEKADGKWTILKERERGIKIYFPYDISWEQLPIRYKVYNYYDFDEDGILRFYDARLCGFFDKDFKELESEII, from the coding sequence GTGAATTCCATTGATATTGATAAAATAAAATCTTTAATTCATAGATTTTGTGAAAGTAGATGCTGCAATATTTTATTACAAAAAGATTATGAGGTTCTTTTAGGTATTGCTACAAAAGATACAATTTGTTTTTATGGTGATAATAAATTTGATGAGGAGCATATAATTGATATTCGTGTTTTTGATAAAAATGGTGAACTACATATCTGGAAAATAAATGACGATTTTTATTATAGATTTAAAGAAGATAACTTTGAAATTGACAATAATATAGATCATAATGAAAGGATTTTAAAAGATAAAAAAATATTTGTGGAATATCCGATAGTTTTTGGTTCTACGATTGAAAAAGCTGATGGAAAATGGACAATTCTTAAAGAGAGGGAAAGAGGTATAAAAATATATTTTCCATATGATATATCCTGGGAACAATTGCCGATTAGATATAAGGTTTATAACTATTATGATTTTGATGAGGATGGGATTTTAAGATTTTATGATGCAAGGTTATGTGGATTTTTTGATAAAGATTTTAAAGAGTTGGAGAGTGAGATAATATGA
- a CDS encoding prolipoprotein diacylglyceryl transferase, whose product MYIPSINPYAFKIGPLAVHWYGIFMALSIAAGAYYLYTKSKKLNYDEEFLLNLLMIVVISGIVGARLMFVLANDIDWFYKDPIQILKIYEGGLSWHGAVLGGFLAGLYYCRKKHVRINPLEDYAVIGLAIGNILVRIGNIFNQEVLGRQTDFSFGRWPAQLVGVTMGVILLVRYFYIERKHMPEGYQFWSFIFYYQLMRGLIEETVRDNPLFIPVYLNKHLGIGFFTLTQIATPFILALAYWMMRRVINDPENKKLNF is encoded by the coding sequence ATGTACATTCCATCAATAAATCCATATGCATTTAAAATAGGTCCCCTTGCAGTACACTGGTATGGTATATTTATGGCGTTATCAATCGCTGCGGGTGCATATTACTTGTATACCAAATCAAAAAAGTTGAATTATGACGAAGAATTTTTGCTAAATCTTTTGATGATCGTCGTTATCTCAGGTATAGTCGGAGCAAGATTAATGTTCGTATTGGCAAATGATATCGATTGGTTTTACAAAGATCCCATTCAGATTTTAAAAATATATGAAGGCGGACTTTCGTGGCATGGTGCCGTTCTTGGAGGCTTTCTTGCAGGATTGTATTATTGCCGTAAAAAGCATGTTAGGATTAACCCTCTTGAAGATTATGCTGTTATTGGACTTGCTATCGGAAATATACTTGTTAGAATAGGCAATATATTTAATCAAGAAGTTTTAGGTAGACAGACAGATTTCTCATTTGGCAGATGGCCTGCACAACTAGTTGGTGTAACTATGGGAGTTATACTGCTTGTAAGATATTTTTATATTGAAAGAAAGCATATGCCGGAAGGATATCAGTTTTGGTCATTTATATTCTACTATCAGCTTATGAGAGGCTTAATAGAGGAGACAGTCAGAGATAACCCCTTGTTTATTCCGGTTTATTTAAATAAACATCTTGGCATTGGATTCTTTACATTGACACAAATTGCAACACCATTTATACTGGCACTTGCATACTGGATGATGAGAAGAGTTATAAATGACCCGGAAAATAAAAAATTGAATTTCTAA
- a CDS encoding glycosyltransferase, translating into MKLIKNIWWFLGWYVFLYPFALSILWSILGFYFWWRRERNLDKKNWPNIWPPVTILIPCHNESESIAATCTSLSLLSYPDYQVVFIDDASTDDTVAVIRHFLSSNPNFHLLSLTQNCGKAQALNYALATSVTTSITVVIDADTILTPDSLKYLVAPFCTQPRLGAVTGNPLVVRRMNILEKLQAAEFASIIGLIKRSQRVIGRVLTVSGCATAYRTEVLKEIGGFSSRTATEDIDITWQIQRHFYEVWFAPQAVAFIQCPSTFKEYWKQRCRWALGGWHLLRTHKDIFKDLKWRYLYPTYLEFVLSSFWAFVFVLGTTYWFITYFFTSSPTGFSPIPAWYGALISIACIFQMAAALFFNHRYDPKLYRTFFWIPWYPIFFFAFGALTMVWTAPKGLFGSLEHAGRWKSPKRTVLGR; encoded by the coding sequence ATGAAACTAATCAAGAATATTTGGTGGTTTCTCGGCTGGTATGTTTTTCTTTATCCTTTTGCTTTAAGCATACTTTGGTCTATATTAGGATTCTACTTTTGGTGGCGACGAGAAAGAAACCTTGATAAAAAAAATTGGCCTAATATTTGGCCTCCTGTTACCATCCTTATACCATGCCACAACGAGAGTGAGAGTATTGCTGCTACATGTACCAGTTTAAGCTTACTTTCTTATCCCGATTATCAGGTGGTTTTTATCGATGATGCCTCTACAGATGATACAGTAGCAGTCATAAGGCATTTTCTTTCTTCTAATCCCAATTTTCACTTACTGAGCCTTACTCAAAACTGTGGCAAGGCCCAAGCGCTGAATTATGCACTTGCAACAAGTGTAACAACCTCAATAACTGTAGTAATCGATGCTGACACCATTCTGACGCCTGATTCATTAAAATATCTTGTAGCTCCTTTTTGCACACAACCAAGGCTTGGAGCTGTTACAGGAAATCCATTGGTTGTTAGACGTATGAATATCTTAGAAAAGCTGCAGGCAGCAGAGTTTGCTTCTATTATAGGACTTATCAAGCGTTCGCAGAGGGTTATCGGACGTGTCCTTACTGTATCTGGATGTGCTACTGCTTATAGGACAGAAGTCCTTAAAGAGATTGGCGGCTTTTCATCGCGTACTGCCACTGAAGACATTGACATTACTTGGCAGATCCAGCGTCATTTTTATGAAGTATGGTTTGCGCCACAGGCAGTTGCTTTTATACAATGTCCCTCTACCTTTAAGGAATATTGGAAGCAAAGATGCCGCTGGGCACTGGGAGGATGGCACCTTTTACGCACACACAAAGATATCTTTAAAGATTTAAAATGGCGATATCTTTACCCCACATACTTAGAATTTGTGCTCAGTTCTTTTTGGGCCTTTGTTTTTGTGTTAGGAACAACATATTGGTTTATTACATATTTTTTTACATCATCACCCACTGGTTTTAGTCCAATTCCGGCATGGTATGGTGCTTTGATTTCCATCGCATGTATTTTTCAAATGGCAGCAGCGCTCTTTTTCAATCATCGGTATGATCCAAAGCTTTATCGTACATTTTTTTGGATTCCATGGTATCCTATCTTTTTTTTCGCTTTTGGTGCGCTTACAATGGTCTGGACAGCCCCAAAGGGCCTTTTCGGAAGCCTTGAACATGCTGGCAGGTGGAAAAGCCCAAAACGGACGGTTTTAGGAAGATAA
- a CDS encoding GAF domain-containing protein, translating to MNKNRLFDELLTKIEKAGKEIDDMNYFYQEVAKILDQNISYYNWTGFYFMKDGSLAIGPYIGRPTEHTNIKVGQGICGRAVAENNTIVVDDVTKEENYLACSLETKSEIVVPIRVGDDIIGEIDIDSDKKSAFDDEDRKFLEKVANIISKKIANQKNEA from the coding sequence TTGAATAAAAATAGACTATTTGATGAACTGCTTACTAAGATAGAAAAAGCTGGAAAAGAAATTGATGATATGAATTATTTCTATCAAGAGGTAGCAAAAATACTCGATCAAAACATATCATATTATAATTGGACAGGTTTTTATTTTATGAAAGATGGTTCACTTGCCATTGGTCCATATATAGGAAGGCCTACTGAACATACTAATATAAAAGTTGGACAGGGTATTTGCGGTAGAGCAGTGGCTGAAAACAATACTATAGTAGTTGATGATGTCACTAAAGAGGAAAATTATCTTGCATGTAGTCTTGAAACAAAATCAGAAATAGTCGTGCCGATTCGTGTTGGCGATGATATCATAGGTGAGATTGATATAGATAGTGATAAAAAAAGTGCTTTTGATGATGAGGATAGAAAATTTTTAGAAAAAGTTGCAAATATTATAAGCAAAAAAATTGCAAATCAAAAAAATGAGGCATAA
- a CDS encoding ATP-binding protein, with protein sequence MGYLLITREGTNMSFQLISALHEQTSIVTMLNKGMEGWNELLGDLALTTAILDRLT encoded by the coding sequence ATAGGATATCTTCTAATAACACGAGAAGGAACAAATATGTCCTTTCAGCTTATATCGGCACTTCATGAGCAAACTTCAATTGTTACCATGTTGAATAAAGGAATGGAGGGCTGGAACGAGCTATTAGGTGATCTTGCTCTTACAACAGCAATACTGGATAGATTAACATAG
- a CDS encoding glycosyl hydrolase family 18 protein, producing the protein MSKSRKRLIIVLLFIFVIASFLLTGCKKAAKKPFAAKKSLNVVGFYVDTAGYDNSYSSLVRYAKNIDTLSPLWLTVQGDGTVKDSTNPKALDFAKKNGLKVVPLVNVADSKDSVLTDSKIKTETMNELISLLKKHNFDGYNIDFEFIPHGTKNYVQDKDYLTAFIGTFRMMMKKEGKILDISVIPHYQVSPEISGIYDYHKLAPLVDHVTLMTYDRHNESSPPGPVSPAQWVEYNVKDALNEGFKPKQICLGVATYGYDWPANKTGGFSSPTKTILQKAKMKGVNIQWSNTYHEPYYTYYDSTYGVKRQVWFENSTTMGEKIDVAKKYGIHGICIWRIGFETPSFWSVIVNKIGSK; encoded by the coding sequence ATGAGCAAATCAAGAAAAAGATTAATAATAGTTTTGCTCTTTATATTTGTAATTGCATCTTTCTTATTAACCGGATGTAAAAAAGCAGCTAAAAAACCTTTTGCGGCTAAGAAAAGCTTAAATGTTGTAGGCTTTTATGTTGATACAGCAGGATATGATAATTCGTATAGTTCACTCGTTAGATATGCTAAAAATATTGATACATTATCACCATTATGGCTTACAGTGCAAGGCGACGGTACTGTTAAAGATTCTACAAATCCAAAAGCATTAGATTTTGCAAAGAAAAATGGGTTAAAGGTTGTTCCACTGGTGAATGTTGCAGATAGCAAAGATTCTGTTCTAACTGATTCTAAAATTAAGACAGAGACAATGAATGAGCTAATTAGCTTATTAAAGAAACATAATTTTGATGGGTACAATATCGATTTTGAGTTTATACCACATGGTACGAAAAATTATGTTCAAGATAAAGATTATCTTACAGCTTTTATTGGTACTTTCAGAATGATGATGAAAAAAGAAGGAAAAATACTTGATATTTCTGTAATACCACATTATCAAGTTTCACCGGAAATATCGGGAATATACGATTATCATAAATTAGCTCCACTTGTAGATCATGTTACACTTATGACATATGATAGACATAACGAATCATCACCCCCAGGGCCTGTATCACCGGCACAATGGGTTGAGTACAATGTAAAAGATGCATTAAATGAAGGATTTAAGCCGAAACAGATATGTCTTGGTGTCGCAACATATGGATATGATTGGCCAGCAAATAAGACAGGTGGTTTTTCATCACCTACAAAAACAATATTGCAAAAAGCAAAAATGAAGGGTGTTAATATCCAATGGAGTAATACGTACCATGAGCCATATTATACGTATTATGACAGCACTTATGGTGTAAAGAGACAAGTGTGGTTTGAAAACTCTACTACAATGGGAGAGAAAATCGATGTTGCAAAAAAATATGGTATCCATGGTATTTGTATTTGGAGAATAGGCTTTGAAACACCATCATTCTGGAGCGTGATAGTTAATAAAATAGGAAGTAAATAA
- a CDS encoding TIGR03986 family CRISPR-associated RAMP protein, producing MTWKEDANIKFVNPYNFISLGNECNRKSFDDYINNKELLTGYIECELENLTPIFIPNTTNENAFTDNEKYKSYDFFSYDDIRNQKRTSEYSEPVIPASEIRGVIRSAYEALTDSCMSTIDDSDILSKRTTIPAKSGLLKKENGEWKLYEAERLMIKVKDCSIDNAQNFKNILSKYNEGDKIYFKRSKRYKNKNFMPFTVSNISNINVKDYEEGYIHFGEDFIKKHHESIFKLGKMIKDIEITDDDINRLAGLIDIYKELNKNNRKYEKFNDLLTSKDFKNGKRVLPVYYSTYKKDGKNYVYLSPACIGREVFSNRLSDILKSQGGYQPCSSRENLCEACALFGFTGNGSENNALASRLRFTDAKIKNKKTRNEDYYDEICILPELASPKISATEFYLERPYDDKGKTYDMWNYDYAFNWNYKDRNEQDEQIEQFDKYVPKIRGRKFYWHSKKAKFVYEQNERNCKVRPLKKNNVFSFRVYFDAITEDELNKLVWTLNIGDNNNTNCHKIGRGKPIGFGTIKIRINKIIKRDILFDGDTISYKLSKYEIDLKQNRPFDYNKKNVQEFLKITDFMKAPQNINYPIGEDKTKPGKSNSVASHQWFIGNKQIGYGHKDAKIKASGTKPIIYKTLPYILDNDITLNKLYKERN from the coding sequence ATGACTTGGAAGGAAGATGCGAATATAAAGTTTGTGAATCCGTATAATTTTATATCATTAGGAAATGAGTGTAATAGGAAGAGTTTTGATGATTATATAAATAATAAAGAATTATTAACAGGCTACATTGAATGTGAATTGGAAAATTTAACACCAATTTTTATACCTAATACAACAAATGAAAATGCATTTACAGACAATGAAAAATATAAATCTTATGACTTTTTCTCGTATGATGATATACGTAATCAAAAACGTACATCTGAATATTCAGAACCTGTTATACCGGCAAGTGAAATAAGGGGTGTTATACGTTCTGCATATGAAGCTTTGACAGATTCATGTATGTCAACAATAGACGATAGTGATATATTAAGTAAAAGAACAACAATACCGGCAAAATCAGGCTTATTAAAAAAAGAAAATGGGGAATGGAAACTATATGAAGCGGAAAGATTAATGATAAAAGTAAAAGACTGTTCAATTGATAATGCACAAAATTTTAAAAATATTTTATCAAAATATAACGAAGGGGATAAGATTTATTTTAAGCGAAGCAAAAGATATAAAAATAAAAATTTTATGCCATTTACAGTATCAAATATATCAAATATTAACGTTAAAGATTATGAAGAAGGTTATATTCACTTTGGAGAGGATTTTATAAAAAAGCATCATGAGTCTATATTTAAATTGGGTAAAATGATAAAAGACATAGAAATAACAGATGATGATATAAATAGATTAGCTGGATTGATAGATATATATAAGGAATTAAATAAAAATAATAGGAAATATGAAAAATTTAATGATTTGCTAACATCAAAAGATTTTAAAAATGGTAAGAGAGTACTGCCGGTATATTATTCTACTTATAAAAAGGATGGTAAGAATTACGTATATCTTTCGCCTGCATGTATTGGAAGAGAAGTTTTTTCAAATAGATTAAGTGATATCTTAAAGAGTCAAGGAGGCTATCAACCTTGTAGTAGTAGAGAAAATTTATGTGAAGCTTGTGCACTTTTTGGCTTTACAGGTAATGGTAGTGAAAATAATGCATTAGCATCACGCTTAAGATTTACAGATGCAAAAATAAAAAACAAAAAAACTCGTAATGAAGATTACTATGATGAAATTTGTATTTTGCCTGAATTAGCATCTCCAAAAATTTCGGCAACAGAATTTTACCTTGAGCGACCATATGATGATAAAGGAAAGACATATGACATGTGGAATTATGATTATGCATTTAACTGGAATTATAAAGATAGAAATGAACAAGATGAACAAATTGAACAATTTGATAAATATGTTCCTAAAATAAGAGGAAGAAAATTTTACTGGCATTCTAAGAAAGCTAAATTTGTCTATGAGCAAAATGAAAGAAATTGTAAGGTAAGACCATTAAAGAAGAATAATGTATTTAGTTTTAGAGTATATTTTGATGCTATAACAGAAGATGAACTAAATAAACTTGTATGGACACTAAATATTGGTGATAACAATAATACGAATTGTCATAAGATTGGCAGAGGGAAACCAATTGGTTTTGGTACAATAAAAATTAGAATAAATAAAATCATAAAAAGAGATATATTATTTGATGGCGATACAATATCATATAAATTGAGTAAATATGAAATAGATTTAAAACAAAATAGACCGTTTGATTATAATAAGAAAAACGTACAAGAATTTTTAAAAATTACTGATTTTATGAAAGCTCCGCAAAATATAAATTATCCAATAGGCGAAGATAAAACAAAACCTGGTAAATCGAATAGTGTAGCATCACATCAATGGTTTATAGGAAACAAACAGATTGGTTATGGACATAAAGATGCTAAGATTAAAGCAAGTGGTACAAAGCCTATCATATACAAAACTTTACCGTATATATTAGATAATGATATTACTTTAAATAAACTATATAAGGAGAGGAATTAA
- a CDS encoding polysaccharide deacetylase family protein, giving the protein MQRLYRLIIISLLLTIFISGCSFTQRKITPTTSENLKGDGLVVLCYHRVLPYWILSWGRLFYPSESELSRYAISTREFTRQLKYLTEQGVRFVTPQEAEDYLRGHKSISGKLVLITFDDGDLSIYKHAFPLLKEKHIPFLLFFIADQAGKEWEGFNMCSWDQVKEMVNSGICTIGLHTYNLHYFDPRTKKPVFLLQDKEKLFVSDTEKGIACIEKQLGIRVKYFAYPYGFGTPSTDRILMKHGIFNIFTLKSRVNHPGDPCFFIGRILVTPNSWSQVAAWAHRH; this is encoded by the coding sequence TTGCAGCGTTTATACCGGTTAATCATAATTTCATTGCTTTTAACTATATTTATCAGTGGTTGTAGTTTTACGCAAAGAAAAATAACACCAACAACTTCAGAAAATTTAAAGGGAGATGGATTGGTGGTTCTTTGCTACCATAGGGTGCTACCTTATTGGATTTTAAGCTGGGGAAGATTATTCTATCCTTCTGAATCAGAACTTTCCCGTTATGCCATCAGTACCAGGGAATTTACCCGCCAATTGAAATACTTAACCGAGCAGGGAGTCCGCTTTGTAACTCCTCAGGAAGCTGAAGATTACTTACGTGGGCATAAGTCAATTTCTGGTAAGCTTGTGCTCATAACCTTTGATGATGGCGATCTTAGCATATACAAACATGCATTTCCGTTGCTCAAAGAAAAACATATTCCGTTTCTTCTCTTCTTTATAGCAGATCAGGCAGGAAAAGAATGGGAAGGTTTTAACATGTGTTCATGGGATCAAGTTAAAGAAATGGTAAATAGCGGTATTTGCACTATTGGTCTGCATACTTACAACCTTCATTATTTTGATCCTCGAACGAAAAAACCTGTTTTTCTTCTCCAAGATAAAGAAAAGCTTTTTGTTTCTGATACAGAAAAAGGAATTGCTTGCATTGAAAAACAACTTGGTATAAGGGTAAAATATTTTGCCTATCCATATGGATTTGGGACACCTTCAACCGACCGCATTCTTATGAAACATGGAATATTTAATATATTCACATTGAAATCAAGAGTAAATCATCCAGGAGATCCGTGTTTTTTTATAGGACGCATCTTAGTTACCCCGAATAGCTGGTCACAGGTAGCTGCTTGGGCTCACAGGCATTAA